In the genome of Yarrowia lipolytica chromosome 1B, complete sequence, the window CACAACCTTGTCAATAGTCTCCATTGTAAGTCGTCTAAAGTGGTCagactcgtccttgagatGGTTAGCAACTCGGTCCACGATTTCAGCAGTACCGACCTTATTAGCCAGTTCCACAGTTGTAGAGAGAATAAGCTTGTAGCACACTCGATCAGAAGCCATTCGACGGGTCCAGAAGCACTTAAAGTACGTGGGAAGAACCTCGACACGAATGTATCGAGCGGTTACACCCTCAGAGCGGGCACATTGCGTGACCACTTCCAGAACCACTCGCTTCATTTCCTCGTCAGGGGAATAGAACTCTCGAAGAACGACAGCCATAACTTCCTTGGTATAATAATCGGCATAGTCGGGATTCATCAGAGGAATAATGTATCCAATCGCTTTCAGAAACGCCACAAGATGTTTACCTCGCTGCTCTCGCACCCCAAGCCAGAGAGGTTCCAATACGTTCTCAAACGACTCAATACCGTAAGGGGCGGCAGCTTCGGCAAGAGCAGCAAGAGCCTGCGCGGTCATCTGACGGACCTTAGGGTTGTCGTCAGTCAATCCGTCTCCAATACAATCCACGAGAGAGCCGAGATATGGCAGCACTGTGCATCCGATGAGAATAGCAATCTGCTGGACAATCTTTGCTCCTGTGTGACGAGCTTCCCATGACTTTTTTGACTTGCAGACGGCTTTAATGAAAGGAACTAATGCAGGAACTCCCAGAGCACTAGCAACAATGGCAAACGATCGAGCAGTGGTGTTTCGGACAAACTCGTCTGCGTGTCCGACGTTAGGTCGGAGTGTTGATATCATATGTGGGAGTCCAGCggccttggagatgttggcAACCAGCTCCCGTCCCTCGACTCGTGTGAAATAGTCCTCATCGATCAGTAATGGCTCAATGACAGACAATAGTCGGGGTGTGTATGGTCTTACCAGATCACCCAGCTTGAACAGGACTCGATCAACCACCTTGACAAGCCAGTGTCGTTCTGTATCCTCCAAGGACCTTTCTCTGAAAAGGGGGATGATTTGCGAAAAAAGGGCCTCGGGACCCAGAGATCGAGCAGAATCAGTCAACTGTCTCATGGCCTGCTTTCGCATCTGAGGAGATCCGTTCTTGATTTTTAGAATCAGACGCATCACCTGGCGCTCCTTCATTTCACGAGCACTCAATAGACCCTGTTCTTCTGCATCCTGCTGTTTGATCAGCGCTCCAAAGTACTTCATATCACTTTCCTTAAAGTACGCCAAATCTCCCACTCCAGGAATAGCGTCAGCCGAAGGAACGGCTGCCTGGATCGCCAATGCTCTATCGACCGCAGTTTCTGTGCTGCCTCCTGGAATGCTGTATCCCTCAATCTTGACTGTCACCTTGCTCTTGATTAATGGCTTGTATGAAGCAGGGGGAGTAAGTACAATGTATCCTTCCGAAGGAAGCACCGAAGCAAGAAACTCGTCTGTTATTTTGCTGGTTGTAGACGTCTCGGCTTCCTTTTCGTCGGGAACGTCCCATCTCGACTTCCGCTTTCGTCCTCTCTCACCACTGTCTTCAGTGACAGGTTTATCTGATCGGCCCTTTCTGACACGAGGACCCACTCtgggaggagtttgagcCCGTTCGAACTTCCGAAGTTCATCCTGTTCCTTCTGGGATGTTCCAtttgcctcctccttctttctgATTGCCTCCTGTACTCGCTTCTCGTCTCGTTCCAGGTCTCTTAAAGCCAGTCGCTCCTTGTAGCTTAGATCCTTCTCATCGTCATCAGCCTCCTGGCGATCCAGACGTTTGCGCTTGTAATCGTTTGCACGGTTGTAAATGCTCTTGTTGGACTCGTTAGCTTGCAGCTCATCGACAGCCTGCAAAGATACAGTCTCGTTGAGGAACTCTTGTGGAGCAGTATACGAGTCCTGAGGCAGGTTTTGACGCTCATCATCGTTAAGAGCCTGCATTTCCGATACGTCTGCCATCACTGCGTCGTCATCCTCGAAGAACGGCTTTTGCCTGTCTTCTCGCAGCCGCTTAATTTCGTCCATGCTGTtgtgtgtgggtgtgttAGTAGTGAGAAAACGCAATGCATAAAAATACAAATCAAGCTCTGATCTGAGATAATGTGGGAGTGCGACAAGATGCATCTTGTGGAGAATTGAGAagatactacaagtagacatAAGGAGGGGCAAAACGGGATTTTGGTGTGCACGTTCTTTATTCAATCAAGAAATACGCGTAGATGTGGTAGGGTGATGTACCAAGTGAGGTGTGTATGTCTCTATTTTTAGTTGAAAACATGATAACATTACTTTCCCTCAGTTGGGACATTTGTTGGAGTAAGATAAACAGCCCTTTCACAGACgaagttataattaaatgaatgtacagtatatgcagaaagaaaagaaaaaacagaCAGTATGCATTATGTGATTATAGAAAAAGGAATGGTGAACAATCATGTTCTCAACTGGTGGAAAATATATGTGTAGGAGGTACATTATGGAAGCCAATTATATGAGAAAAGGCTTGGTATTGCCACAAAAATGACAGCTGCTTCGCTTTTTACAATCTTAACACAGGAAGTAAAGATGACTTTTTTTACccacagtacaagtgcgtACTTGTGCTGTAATCTAACAATTTACTTGACATGCTTGTCTATATTTTCTTCTCATATTCTATAGGGTTTAATgtataaaaaaatatgaataaataaataaaatattCTCAAGAATATTGTACCATATTGGGAATATAGGGGTGATTTAAACATATATCACATACTTGATAGAGTCATAATGATCCCTCAACATCATTCCTGCCTGAAGAGTTGTTAACTGATAACTTCACATCTCAATAACGCCTCTCTATCCCACCATTAGACTCACCACGTATGATACAAGCACTGTAAACGCGCATGCATGCAATACGTAATACCCATCTCAGAGTCAGATTCATCAGCACACAACGATGAAACTGTCGATACTGCTCTGCTTGGCATTGGTGGCATGCGTGCTTGGATA includes:
- a CDS encoding uncharacterized protein (Compare to YALI0B20724g, similar to uniprot|Q10178 Schizosaccharomyces pombe U2 snRNP component prp10, similar to Saccharomyces cerevisiae HSH155 (YMR288W); ancestral locus Anc_5.46), yielding MSTCSIFSILHKMHLVALPHYLRSELDLYFYALRFLTTNTPTHNSMDEIKRLREDRQKPFFEDDDAVMADVSEMQALNDDERQNLPQDSYTAPQEFLNETVSLQAVDELQANESNKSIYNRANDYKRKRLDRQEADDDEKDLSYKERLALRDLERDEKRVQEAIRKKEEANGTSQKEQDELRKFERAQTPPRVGPRVRKGRSDKPVTEDSGERGRKRKSRWDVPDEKEAETSTTSKITDEFLASVLPSEGYIVLTPPASYKPLIKSKVTVKIEGYSIPGGSTETAVDRALAIQAAVPSADAIPGVGDLAYFKESDMKYFGALIKQQDAEEQGLLSAREMKERQVMRLILKIKNGSPQMRKQAMRQLTDSARSLGPEALFSQIIPLFRERSLEDTERHWLVKVVDRVLFKLGDLVRPYTPRLLSVIEPLLIDEDYFTRVEGRELVANISKAAGLPHMISTLRPNVGHADEFVRNTTARSFAIVASALGVPALVPFIKAVCKSKKSWEARHTGAKIVQQIAILIGCTVLPYLGSLVDCIGDGLTDDNPKVRQMTAQALAALAEAAAPYGIESFENVLEPLWLGVREQRGKHLVAFLKAIGYIIPLMNPDYADYYTKEVMAVVLREFYSPDEEMKRVVLEVVTQCARSEGVTARYIRVEVLPTYFKCFWTRRMASDRVCYKLILSTTVELANKVGTAEIVDRVANHLKDESDHFRRLTMETIDKVVANLGIADIEAGSKLETRLVDGILTAFQLQSPAANANRADSIVMLRGFGTVIQALDTRAAPYFSQITSSVLFRLSNKSPIVRSQAADLIGQIAGVMKNCGEDEALNKLGQILYEQLGEEYPEALGSLLGALKAIVAVVGLASMTPPIRDLLPRLTPILRNRHEKVQENTIDLVGRIADRGPEYVSAREWMRICFELIDLLKAHKKTIQKAANNTFGYIAKAIGPQDVLATLLSNLRVQERQSRVCTAVAIGIVAETCSPFTVLPALMNEYRVPEINVQNGVLKAMTFMFEYIGDMAKDYIYAVAPLLEDALTDRDHVHRQTAATVVRHLAINCVGLGAEDAMVHFLNLLIPNIYETSPHVIVRILDAIEGIRLCLGPGLVLNYIWAGLFHAARKVRDPFWKAYNSAYIDNVDAMTPYYPDMPEDDEFYRHELDLWV